The following proteins come from a genomic window of Haloactinomyces albus:
- a CDS encoding MerR family transcriptional regulator: MTQHQPGAEEKFDDVDYPAYTMGRAAEMLEVTQPFLRSLEDAGLITPQRSAGGHRRYSRRQLRRAARARTLIDQGTPVAAACRIISLEDQLAEHTDQQPPDADH, translated from the coding sequence AGCACCAGCCCGGCGCCGAGGAGAAGTTCGACGACGTCGACTACCCCGCCTACACCATGGGCCGGGCCGCCGAGATGCTGGAGGTGACCCAGCCGTTCCTGCGTTCCCTGGAAGACGCAGGACTGATCACTCCGCAGCGCTCGGCCGGCGGACACCGGCGCTACTCGCGCCGACAGTTGCGGCGCGCCGCCCGCGCCCGCACCCTGATCGACCAGGGCACCCCCGTCGCGGCGGCCTGCCGCATCATCAGCCTGGAAGACCAACTCGCCGAACACACCGACCAACAACCACCGGACGCCGATCATTGA